In Patescibacteria group bacterium, the DNA window ACCCAAAATTTCTCAAGGCCATCTCTGTTCTCGGCATTATCGGGAAAACTACAGGCAACTTTTTTTCTTCTCCTAATTTTATAATATCTGATATTTTATTCTCCAAAATATTTTTATCAGCAATATTTTCTTCCCTGTGAAGGGTTACGACAATAAACTCCCTCTCCTCTATTTTGAGTTCCTCTAATATCTTGCTTTTGTCAATTTTTGAAGCAAATCCTTCTATCGCATCCACAATAATATTACCAATGACTTTGACTCTGAAGCTCTCAATACCTCTTGTTAGTAATAATTCTTTATACCTTTCCAAATATGAATACATCGCATCAGCCAAGCCATCTATCACTATCCTATTTTTTTCTTCTGGCATCCGCCAGTCAAAACTCCTGCCACCTGCTTCCAAATGAATAATAGGAACTCCACACCGAGCCACTGTGATAGAAGATAGAACTGTATTGGTATCGCCTAAATACATAATTGCGTCTGGTTTTTCTTTTTCTATCAAATCAAATACCTTTTCGTTCAAAAGTGAAACCTGATAAGCGTGATTAGAAATCCCTTTTTCCTTAAGAGTCAAACCAATACCAAAATCAATATCTGGCTTCCGAATCTCAAGCTCTTTCAAAAAATTTCCAAAAAGTTCTGGATCATAATGCTGGCCAGAATGGACCAAAATATGGTCCACATCTGATTTGTCTAGTAAGTCAATTACCTTAAACATCCTGATATAATCAGGACGAATGCCAAGTAGGGTGATGAGTTTAAATTTCTTCATTTATATTTTCCTTCAATTTAATTCTTTTAGCATCTCATCAAAGCACGGAATTTCTAATTGCGAACAAACAGGATGAATAGTGCTTAATGTTCTATCTAATTTGGGTCCGTCATCTGCTTCAATATCACAGCCCAAATTGTATTTTTCTTCAAATTTTACAAGCATATCATATTTGGAAACAGTGTTTGAGAAAATATGAAAAATCCCAGAAACAGGATATCGCTCCCTGTTTTGCATAATCTTATCGCAAACCTTCCCGAATTCTCTTGTAGTGATGCCGTTCCAAAAATGATTAGTAAAGCCCTTCAATTTCTGTGTTTTTTGCTGTAAAAACCATTCCAAAAGCCCAGTAAACCCATGTAGTTCCCTGCCAATAATAGATGTTCTTAATGTGAGACAATTAGTCGGCTCGCCAAGTGCTTTTGAAAACCCATAAATATCATAAGGGGTTTTAGGAGAGCTCTCATCGTAAGGAGCGCCTTCTTGGCCGTTATAAGCACAATCAGTTGTGATATGAATCAACCGACTACCAAATAGATTAGACAGGATAAACGGAAAGGCGGAGTTAATAAAAAAAGTTAAAGCCGGGTCTTTGAGAGAAAAAGGAATAGTGATTCCAATTGCATTGATAACAAAATCAACATCTCCGATTTTTTCCAAAAACGAGTTGAAGTATTCTCCCGGGTCCCCTTTTTTCTCCAAATAATCCTGATAAACAAATTTTAAATCAAACGCTTCTGCTTGATGATTTTCTGTGCCCCCGTATTTCGCTTCCAAAAGCTCTTTTTCCCTTAAATCCCTAAATGTTAAAACTAAATTATATTTTTCTTTCAAAACATCATAAACCGCACTCCCCAACATTCCACTTGCTCCTAATAATAAAACTTTTTTCATATTTCCCAGACCTCTTTTCCCCAATAATCATAAGGGAAACGATAGTCGTCTTTTTTTGCTTCTTCTATGCTAATAGTGGAAAAAAATATCACTTTCGTATTTTCTTCAATTACCCTGACTCCATTGGCATATCCTCCGGGTATATGTAAAACCATTGGTTCTTCAGCAGACAAAACAAAACGAAAAACTTCTTTGTCTTTACTCGGGCTTTGAGTATCATCCATCTCCACAACGCAAACCAATGCCTTGCCAAATGTTACGAGCACATATTTTTCTTCATTTAAGTGGCCATGGAATCCCCTGATAATGTCTCTTGAACTATTTTCAACAATATAAAATCGCTTGACTCCTTTAAAATCAAAATCATTTGCAAAAGAAACGCTTCCTCTTTCATCTTTCGCAATATTCCCTTTTATTATTTGCGGTTTACTTAAATTCTCCATTTTTAAAAAGATTAGTAATGTGTCGTTCGTTGGAGTAGATATCGCTCTGTCCGAATTTCATTCTGCCTGATTTTATCAATGAGGCAATTTCTTTTGCGCCGATTTCAATATCGTGAACAGAAACCAAATTCATAATTCCTGCTTTCTCTGCTTTTTCAGTACTCGCCCGATAATTTCTCATATCCTCAAATTGTTTGCCTGTCCATTCAATCTCGCAACTAGTGAGTCCGCTTATAATCTTTGCCAAGTCTTTAATCTGGATGTTGGTTGTCGCTACATTGTATATTCCATTTATATCTTTATCTAAATTATCAACAACAATCTGGGCAATATCTTTGACATGTATCAATGGCCTCCATTGTTCGCCTCCAAAAACCGTAAGCTTGCCTTCTGTTAATGCGGTTCCAGTCATATAATTCACGACCAAATCCATCCTTAAGCGGGAATGAGTATCAGAAACACCGAACACCGTGCCCAACCGGAATATCAAAGAGTTTTTATTCTGTAAAAATTTCTCTGTAGCCAATTTGGTTTGAGCATAGAGCGAGAGAGGATTTACCAAAGAGTTTTCATCAGCGATTCCATCATGCTGGCCGTAAACTGAGCAAGTTGAAAGAAAAATAATCCTGCCATCATAATTATCAGCAAGCCAACGAGTTGCTTCCTGATTCACTGAAACCGTAAGCTCTGGCTTGACTTGACAAGCAGCATCGCCAACAATCGCTGCCAGCCATATTACATGGCTGAACTCAGGCAATAATTTTTTGAGTTTTTCCGTGTCCCGGACATCGCCATAAATAAAATCAACTGGCTTGAGATATTGATGTTCGTATAAAAGATTATCGTAAACAACAAAAGGAATTTCTTTTCTGGACAGGGCATTAGTGACTCCCCCGCCCACATAACCGGCTCCGCCCACCACTAACACTTTTTTAATTTTGTTTTCCATATTTTGGCGATTTTAAGAGTATTCTGTCTGATAGTCCTTTATATATGAGAAAGGCGGATAAGTAAACCCCTGCGCCGACTAAAATCGCAAAAACCACATGCAGATTATTAATAACCGATAATTTCAAAACAAAATACATAATAATGCCTGCCAAAACCATTCCTAAAAGATTTATTAGTCCATTAAAATCAAGCCAGCGAATATGGATACATCTGTCAACGAAAATAAACATGAGGGCCAGCAACATAATATAGGTTATAAGAGTTGCCAGAGCAGCACCGTATAAATCAAATTTGGGAATGAGAATCAGGTTGAGAAAAATATTCACTATTCCACCGGCAACCGTAATCCAAAAAGCATTTTTCTGAAAATTAAAAACCAGCAATATTGCTCCGAGTGGATAAATTAAAAAAGTGGCGGCCACTATTGCCATCAAAATTTGCAAAGCAAAACTTGCAGGCAAATAACTTTCGCCGTAAAGCCAATTTATAATCTTAGGAGCTAAAACAATCCCACCAATCAAAATCGGAACAGACAAAAAGAACATCGCCTCTATAAACCCTTTATATATTTTTGATAACCTTTCTTTTGACTCTTTATAGGCAACATTAAGAACTGGAACAAAGCTCATTGCCACCATTGCGCCAGGTATTAATGCTGCTCCAACAATCCGATAAGCAGCATTATACCATCCGGTCTGGGCTATATATCCCCAATAACCCATCATCACAGAATCAATCTGGCTATAAATAGTGCTGAAAATCCCGGCTAAGGCCAATGGCCAAGAAAGAATTAAAAACTTTTTCCAGACATTTTTATCAAAAACAAATTTTATCCTCGCGATTATTAAGTGAAAAGACACCAATAATCCAGCCAAGGCCAAAAAGCTGGCAAGAGAATAACCAAGACCCAAATTTTGCGCAGAAGGAAATTTAAAAATAACAAAGAACCCGATAGCTGCGAAAACTATCGCGTACGCTATTTTTACAATGGCCTCATATTCCATTTTTTGACGCGCCCTTAAAAATCCGTAGAAAAGCTCAGCAAAGCTATCAAAAATCATAAAGAAAGCCAATATCCAAATAATACTGCGGATTGCCAAGTCCTGGGTTATAAAAAATGAAGCGACTATTGCCAGCACAAAAGCTATCATCCCTAGGGCTACCTTTAAGGAAACTATTGCTGAAAATTCTTTTCCATTCTCCTTGTTCTGCGATATTTCTCTGGTAACAAGCGGTGATATGCCAAGGTCTGAAAAAATGATAAAAAATGAAATAAAAGCAAGCGCAAATGTAAATTTTCCGTATTCAATCACTCCTAAAATGCGCGCTGCGTAAATAATCAAAAACAGCCGTAAAAATCGGCTGATTGTTTCTGCTATCGTTAGCCAGAAAGTGTTTTTAATGATTGTCTGTTTTATTCCGGTATTTTCAAAAAGAAATTTTTTAACTGGCAAAAACATTTTTGCTTTTCAAATTAGTTGCCTAATAGTTGATTAATCTTATTTCGTGTGCTTATTCCAACATATCCGGTTCCATTTTGAAGTCCAAATGGCAGCAAAATCTCGCTTACATATTTTTCCTGAAAACGAATCACTGCCTGCTTGGTTGCAGAATAAAAATTTCCGGTTATCAGGCCTTCTGGATAAATATTAGTCCCCTGATTTTTCAAAAATTCCTGCAGACATTTTACTTCAATATTATTGGCTATGCCAAAATAAAGATTATTGTCAATCCTACTGCAGTCCGCGGTTTCTCCCTTAATCTTCTGAAGTTCTGCCAAGAGCACAACCAACATCTTTTGAATCTCCAAAATCTTGGCTCTTAATTCCGCAATAGTCATCTGGCTGATTGGCTTGGGTTCTGGTTCCGGCTCTGGCTCTTCGTTATTCCCGCTATTTCCATTTTCAAAAGTGGAGACTGATAATGAAAATCTCCATAACGGTTCATTGTCAGAAAAATCAGAGACCTTTTTTTCAATAACAGGAAGCAAAATCAATGATTGATTATTCTCACCGAAATACGGCAACTCTATAGTCCCCTTATTGTCTTTATCAAGAGTTAAAAAATTGACTGACTGAATTTTATTCGCCCGTTCTATTAAATAAGGGACAATAAATGACTTGCTGGTAAGGCCCCTGAACTCAACTTTTAATCCCTTGTCTCCACCCACAATCTTGTACCAGTTTCCTGACCATTCCTTTATGGTGTAAATTAACGATAAATGACTTTCTTGGGTTGATGGCAAATAAATCAATGAGGGAGCAACTTTAATCGCATTTAAGAAGTCATTATCATAACAATATTCCTTGCCCAAAGCGCAATCATTCGTTGATATCGCTATCAGCCAATCAGTAAAGACCTCGGCAATATTCTTTTTAATATTGTTCTTAGCCAAAGCATAATCCAAAGAAACCAGTCCAACGCTTTGTGAACTTAAAGAATCTCTTAATATATTTATCCCGTAATGCTCAACCAGATACTGACCGAACATGCTGATTACGCCATAATCAGTCACGCTTCCCTTCCATTCTGCCAAAGGATCATTCGGATAATCAATAAAATTGCGCACCCGATTCTGTAAATTAGTAGCAGTGTATTCTGCGTCATAGCCCAAAAGTGTCGAAACATATTCAGCCCTTAGCTCGTTCAACCAAATATCCTCATCTTTCCCTGTTTGCCTGTTCTTTTGGTTAAAAGTTATCAAATGCATAAACTCATGGGCAATATAGCTTTCC includes these proteins:
- the wecB gene encoding UDP-N-acetylglucosamine 2-epimerase (non-hydrolyzing); amino-acid sequence: MKKFKLITLLGIRPDYIRMFKVIDLLDKSDVDHILVHSGQHYDPELFGNFLKELEIRKPDIDFGIGLTLKEKGISNHAYQVSLLNEKVFDLIEKEKPDAIMYLGDTNTVLSSITVARCGVPIIHLEAGGRSFDWRMPEEKNRIVIDGLADAMYSYLERYKELLLTRGIESFRVKVIGNIIVDAIEGFASKIDKSKILEELKIEEREFIVVTLHREENIADKNILENKISDIIKLGEEKKLPVVFPIMPRTEMALRNFGLENVLNSDYLIKTKPLGFFDFSKLERTARLIVTDSGTVQEDGLIFGTPCVVARRATERPETIWAGATILEGIEGKDKLYNKIKEGFELKIDWDRTILNPEGGSPSQRVFDDLVEKIENNYFKKSRNLEMIRDDWRVKQAYNL
- a CDS encoding sugar nucleotide-binding protein, giving the protein MKKVLLLGASGMLGSAVYDVLKEKYNLVLTFRDLREKELLEAKYGGTENHQAEAFDLKFVYQDYLEKKGDPGEYFNSFLEKIGDVDFVINAIGITIPFSLKDPALTFFINSAFPFILSNLFGSRLIHITTDCAYNGQEGAPYDESSPKTPYDIYGFSKALGEPTNCLTLRTSIIGRELHGFTGLLEWFLQQKTQKLKGFTNHFWNGITTREFGKVCDKIMQNRERYPVSGIFHIFSNTVSKYDMLVKFEEKYNLGCDIEADDGPKLDRTLSTIHPVCSQLEIPCFDEMLKELN
- a CDS encoding dTDP-4-dehydrorhamnose 3,5-epimerase family protein yields the protein MENLSKPQIIKGNIAKDERGSVSFANDFDFKGVKRFYIVENSSRDIIRGFHGHLNEEKYVLVTFGKALVCVVEMDDTQSPSKDKEVFRFVLSAEEPMVLHIPGGYANGVRVIEENTKVIFFSTISIEEAKKDDYRFPYDYWGKEVWEI
- a CDS encoding SDR family oxidoreductase, producing the protein MKKVLVVGGAGYVGGGVTNALSRKEIPFVVYDNLLYEHQYLKPVDFIYGDVRDTEKLKKLLPEFSHVIWLAAIVGDAACQVKPELTVSVNQEATRWLADNYDGRIIFLSTCSVYGQHDGIADENSLVNPLSLYAQTKLATEKFLQNKNSLIFRLGTVFGVSDTHSRLRMDLVVNYMTGTALTEGKLTVFGGEQWRPLIHVKDIAQIVVDNLDKDINGIYNVATTNIQIKDLAKIISGLTSCEIEWTGKQFEDMRNYRASTEKAEKAGIMNLVSVHDIEIGAKEIASLIKSGRMKFGQSDIYSNERHITNLFKNGEFK
- a CDS encoding flippase produces the protein MFLPVKKFLFENTGIKQTIIKNTFWLTIAETISRFLRLFLIIYAARILGVIEYGKFTFALAFISFFIIFSDLGISPLVTREISQNKENGKEFSAIVSLKVALGMIAFVLAIVASFFITQDLAIRSIIWILAFFMIFDSFAELFYGFLRARQKMEYEAIVKIAYAIVFAAIGFFVIFKFPSAQNLGLGYSLASFLALAGLLVSFHLIIARIKFVFDKNVWKKFLILSWPLALAGIFSTIYSQIDSVMMGYWGYIAQTGWYNAAYRIVGAALIPGAMVAMSFVPVLNVAYKESKERLSKIYKGFIEAMFFLSVPILIGGIVLAPKIINWLYGESYLPASFALQILMAIVAATFLIYPLGAILLVFNFQKNAFWITVAGGIVNIFLNLILIPKFDLYGAALATLITYIMLLALMFIFVDRCIHIRWLDFNGLINLLGMVLAGIIMYFVLKLSVINNLHVVFAILVGAGVYLSAFLIYKGLSDRILLKSPKYGKQN